The following proteins are encoded in a genomic region of Acidobacteriota bacterium:
- a CDS encoding 3-oxoacyl-ACP reductase FabG — translation MSQVDSTIQLPNNLFAGKTAIVTGASRGVGRATALRLAEAGANVVVNYLSNDAEAFETVEMCKKKGVGAISVRADVSEFSGAQEIAKQTLESFGRIDLLVCNAGVWDGAAIEDMSEELWNKVINTNLKSAWAMTKACVPAMKKQPSAAIVMVSSTAGQRGEAGYSNYAASKGGQISFTKALASELCPKIRVNAVAPGWIETAMVRPVFEDKVYEQSVIDSIPLKRIATTDDIALSICFLLSDWSRHITGEILNINGGAVLCG, via the coding sequence ATGAGCCAGGTAGATTCGACAATTCAGCTTCCTAATAACCTTTTTGCCGGTAAAACAGCGATCGTGACAGGCGCTTCGCGAGGCGTTGGACGTGCGACGGCCCTACGGCTAGCAGAGGCCGGGGCAAATGTTGTGGTCAATTATTTGAGCAACGACGCCGAGGCTTTTGAGACGGTCGAGATGTGCAAGAAAAAAGGCGTAGGTGCGATCTCGGTCAGGGCAGACGTTTCGGAGTTTTCAGGTGCTCAGGAGATCGCCAAGCAAACGCTCGAGAGCTTTGGACGCATCGATCTCCTCGTTTGCAATGCCGGGGTCTGGGATGGTGCCGCGATCGAGGACATGTCCGAAGAGCTTTGGAACAAGGTCATCAACACCAACCTAAAATCGGCCTGGGCGATGACAAAGGCGTGCGTTCCGGCGATGAAAAAGCAACCATCCGCGGCGATCGTGATGGTCTCATCGACCGCCGGACAACGCGGTGAGGCTGGCTATTCGAATTATGCCGCGTCAAAGGGCGGCCAGATATCGTTTACAAAGGCCCTCGCGAGTGAACTTTGCCCAAAGATCCGCGTCAACGCGGTCGCTCCCGGCTGGATCGAGACCGCGATGGTTCGGCCCGTTTTTGAAGACAAAGTTTACGAACAAAGCGTAATCGATTCGATACCGCTAAAACGCATCGCGACGACCGATGACATCGCTCTTTCGATCTGTTTTTTGCTTTCCGATTGGTCGCGGCACATCACAGGCGAAATTCTAAACATCAACGGCGGTGCTGTTCTTTGCGGCTAG